From the Streptococcus hyointestinalis genome, the window TTGTTACAAGTGCTTTTAATGTGTAACATCGTAGACTGAGATGCATCATATTTTGTCATGTATTCAGACAAGCATTTTTTCATCAACATAGGAGTAATTTTAGTGAGTAGGTAATCATCTCCTATAATCTCTCCCAATCGTCGTATAACAAGTTCTTCTCTCCTTATGGTTTGTTCTTTTACGGAAACACACCAAGTTTCAAACCAGCTTTGCTTGAGTTGACCAAAAGTTTTTATTATCGTAACAACATTCAAATTGATCCAATAAGTCATCTACTTTAGCCTTCAATTCTCGCTCAGCTTGTCTACGAGCTCTGGGGGTGTTTTTTGTATTTGTAAATGATACAACAGCTGTTCGCCACTTTCCAGTTAAAGGATCTTTATATTTTTCTATTACTTCATATCGAACCTTTCCTTTGGCATTTTCTTTAGTTCTAAAATACATATTCCCTCTCCTCACTACTAACCTTGAGAAATTCGAGAATTATTTAGATAGAAACATTAACCGTCTTTCATTATAACATGATTTGCCTTATTTTACCGCTCCCTTTTGTTTCCATCGTAAAAATTCTTCAAAGCCTTCAAGATTTATAAAAACAAGTTTATGAGTAGGGTTGATCACATAGTCTCTAAATTGCTTATGGTTTCTCATTTCGCTAATCCAACGATTGAGTGTATAGGGGTTAAGACCTTCCCATCTTACCAAAATACTCTTTTTGTCTCCCCACTCTGCTAATGCATTATCAACTGGTACATATTTATTTTCATAGATTTCTACTCCAATCTTTTGTTGACCTTTAGTGGGTATAATTGGTTAAATCATTCATAGGCATTTCACCCGCTGTCCTTTTACGCTGGCAGTCTAAACGTTTAGAAGTATCATTATCCTTAGTTTGTGTCTTGGCAGATAGGTGACCATCCTATTTTTTAGTTGATAGTTATCGCTCATTTCATGGCGTATCAATTTGTTTGCTCGACAAATAAGAAAGTCCCACCTCGGTTTATTCAATTGTCAAAGAACAAACAAGGAGAGACTATTTTTTCATTTTAAGACGATGATATAGATAATCAGTGAGACCTAACAAATAATCTGTACTAACTTGATAAAAGGAAGAAAGCTTGATAGCATAATCAATAGATAGCTGGCGTTGACCAGACTCAATTTTAGAGTATGCTGATTGACTACAGGATATATATTGTGCAAGATATTCCTGAGTAAGATCATTATCTTCCATCAAATCCCTAACACGCCTATACATTCGTTCACTCCTAAGTAAATTATAATTAAGTTTTGAGCGAATCTTATAATTTATGACAAATTTGTAGTATTAAACTACTTGAAATGTCTCTATCTGCAAAGCACTGTTTAGTAAGTCAAGTTATGAATCATCAAGTCTTGAACTAACACCTCACCTACACTATAATACTTTATATCATATTAAATCTTAAATGAGCATGCTGCGCCAATCAAATTAGCATCATTTTTATGCTTACATGCTACAATCTTCGGTCTTTCAATATTAAAGAAAGCAACATCCTCTTCTTTTTGAAGTTGATCTAACTGTTTTTCAATTTCTTCTATAAGAATGTCTTGGCTACTGATACCTCCACCAATAACAATACGTTCAACATCAAGGATAGATTGAAGGTTGGTGATGTAAATTGCTAAAAGACGGCAGTACTTTTGAAAAATAGGATAAACACGTTCGTCTTTTTTAACAATATGATCGAAAATAAGATACCCATTTTTCTTGTCTTTTAAACCGAGAGCTTCAGAACAGTCGGATATCATACTTACTGCAGAAAATTTCATACCTAAAAAATCTTCGATGGTCATCTTTTCAGATAAAAAAGGTAGTAAAAAGGATAATTCTCCTGCCTGATAGTGACTGCCTTGATAAAGTTTACCATTGATAACGATACCACCCCCTAGTCCGCTCCCCAATACCATAGCTAAGCCATTATCTATACCTTGCAGATAACCAGTGGTCATCTCCGCTAAAACTGCCGCTTTGGCATCATTGATTACAGCAACTGGTAACCCATATCTACTTTCTAAAATATTTTTTATTGGGCACTCATGCAAGAAAGTTAACATACCACCAAAATAGATAATTCCACATTTGGTGTCTACTTTACCTGGACAAGATATAGCAATACCTTGAATTTTATCTAGACTATGATTAATAAGCTTATCCATAATATCAAAAAGACTTTCTAGATTGTCAGGAGAAGAAAAGGGAGCAAAGTTCTCCTCAATTTCAGAATTGTCATTAATTAGAGCACTCTTTATCTCTGTTCCCCCAAGATCAAAAGCTAAAATCATACT encodes:
- a CDS encoding DNA-binding protein, whose amino-acid sequence is MYENKYVPVDNALAEWGDKKSILVRWEGLNPYTLNRWISEMRNHKQFRDYVINPTHKLVFINLEGFEEFLRWKQKGAVK
- a CDS encoding helix-turn-helix domain-containing protein; the encoded protein is MYRRVRDLMEDNDLTQEYLAQYISCSQSAYSKIESGQRQLSIDYAIKLSSFYQVSTDYLLGLTDYLYHRLKMKK
- a CDS encoding ROK family protein; the encoded protein is MILAFDLGGTEIKSALINDNSEIEENFAPFSSPDNLESLFDIMDKLINHSLDKIQGIAISCPGKVDTKCGIIYFGGMLTFLHECPIKNILESRYGLPVAVINDAKAAVLAEMTTGYLQGIDNGLAMVLGSGLGGGIVINGKLYQGSHYQAGELSFLLPFLSEKMTIEDFLGMKFSAVSMISDCSEALGLKDKKNGYLIFDHIVKKDERVYPIFQKYCRLLAIYITNLQSILDVERIVIGGGISSQDILIEEIEKQLDQLQKEEDVAFFNIERPKIVACKHKNDANLIGAACSFKI